The genomic stretch CTTGATCCATCTGGGCTAGTGGCAATAGCAGTTTGCCATGGGTTTGCTCTCTTTGTTGCAGTGGCAGTGGGTGCAAATATCTCTGGTGGCCATGTCAATCCAGCTGTCACTTTGGGGCTGGCCCTGGGTGGCCAGATCACCATCCTCACAGGCATCTTCTACTGGATTGCCCAGCTTGTTGGCTCCATTGTTGCTTGCTTGCTTCTCAAAGTTGTCACTGGAGGACTGGTAATTACTTCACTTGCATATAGTTTGGACTTGTAAAATTAACCTAATGAAAGTGCATTTGACTGGTTGTGCTGCGAACAATGTCCTCAAACTAGGCAGAGTCGTGTTGATTTTGACTGAGACTATTTGGTTTGATAACTTAATGACATGCTATATTCCATTAAGGTTCCCTTGTTGTAtagttttctttcatttttataattttgtgcTATGCTAGGGAGTTTTTTTCGGGTACATTAATCATGAAAGCAGTTTGTGCAAGCAGACTAGCTTGTACCATTTCTTTCTTTAAGAAGAACTTTCACTGTTCTCTGTAAAGCCAAAGATGTACCCTTCATATTGTTGTAAGGCCAGTGCAAGCTAATGATTCATATTCGGTTTAATtgatttgttgttgttgttgtttttttttttttggttttaaacACTTGGTTTAAATTATTTTGCAGGCAATTCCTGTTCACAGTCTTGCAGTTGGAGTTGGAGCGATCGAAGGGGTGGTCATGGAGATCATAATCACCTTTGCATTGGTCTACACTGTGTATGCCACAGCAGCTGACCCAAAGAAGGGCTCATTGGGAATAATTGCCCCCATAGCCATTGGCTTCATCGTCGGCGCCAACATCTTGGCCGCCGGCCCGTTCTCCGGCGGGTCCATGAACCCAGCCCGTTCCTTTGGGCCCGCCGTGGTCAGTGGAGACTACCACGACAACTGGATCTACTGGGTCGGGCCCCTCATCGGAGGTGGCCTGGCGGGACTCATCTACGGAAACGTGTTCATGCACTCGGACCATGCACCTCTTGCCAACGAGTTCtaagttaatcaaattaaacCATGTGTGCGCTTACAATCCCACTGTTCTTGtaataaaagagagaggagcAGATTCTGctgctctttcttttcttttttctcttctttctttgttttcagcTTTCTCTGATTTGGTTGTTGTAAAGCCTTGTGTTGTGGTCCATTGTcttgtcaagaaaatgaatgaagTTGGTGAGCTGTGGAAAAAATGTCCTTTTCTTCTTGTGACTTGctttttgatttccttttgctTGTGATAATGGGGGGTGAGACCATCTGCGAGAGAATGGCTTCACATGGTTTGGACACATGCAAATTATTGATGGAGTTGACAGCTTTTTGGATCTAGGATGCTCTCAGTTTCCTGCTATgtgaccttttctttttcctttttccaatttcCATGCTCACAGGACATGCCATTATGAGATACTAGGATGATTCTTTACCTTGGAGTGAAGTGAACACTGATCCAATTCAAGGAAAAATGGAGGAGCATCTATCCTGATGAAACAAGATGCATTTTGGTCATACTTAGTAAAGATTTATCAGATCGCTTATCCTACAATAGTAAAGACATAAATAGCTGGACAAGTAAGCTTCTAAAAGACCGTCGTCATAGTCTATTCACACTTCCCCTTATTAGTTCACACCTTGGAGAAGCGAAAGATGTCTTAGTTGAACTTTTCGTTAATCCCCTTTGTACAGGGAAAAGTTCTGCGTACAAGATTAACTAGTTTCCAAATTATGTACagcatataaatttttttctaccCATTGCTGATAAACCTTTTATagacacaaattatataaactgCAACAGGAAATTCATTTCAGTTCAATAGATTGTGAGGAACTATCCGATagtctcgtaaaaaaaaaaaaaaaaataaaaataagaatcgAGCTTGCCAATTCACGATGCAGTACATACAAAATACGTATCATGAAGACTCCGAA from Rhodamnia argentea isolate NSW1041297 chromosome 2, ASM2092103v1, whole genome shotgun sequence encodes the following:
- the LOC115737413 gene encoding aquaporin TIP2-1; the encoded protein is MAGIAFGRFDDSFSFGSLKAYLAEFISTLIFVFAGVGSAIAYDKLTSDAALDPSGLVAIAVCHGFALFVAVAVGANISGGHVNPAVTLGLALGGQITILTGIFYWIAQLVGSIVACLLLKVVTGGLAIPVHSLAVGVGAIEGVVMEIIITFALVYTVYATAADPKKGSLGIIAPIAIGFIVGANILAAGPFSGGSMNPARSFGPAVVSGDYHDNWIYWVGPLIGGGLAGLIYGNVFMHSDHAPLANEF